The following proteins are co-located in the Tripterygium wilfordii isolate XIE 37 chromosome 2, ASM1340144v1, whole genome shotgun sequence genome:
- the LOC119983009 gene encoding transcription factor DIVARICATA, with amino-acid sequence MKWEMEVLSPESYLSTANWLVEEGKNTRWTAAENKMFENALAVYDKDTPDKWHKVAAMIPGKTAEDVLMQYRELEADVSSIEAGLIPIPGYSTSTSPFTLEWVSSHGYDGFRQQAYGLAGKRSSSIRPPDQERKKGVPWTEEEHKLFLMGLKKYGKGDWRNISRNFVITRTPTQVASHAQKYFIRQLSGGKDKRRASIHDITTVNLYETRTPSPDSKGPSPEEEAAVLFQQAKSDSTPRTHYQWIHQQSKGTISSNSAQGNMFTTSYGLKMQGRDLQRSSVHESSFIGPQNLVFKMQSSQRYPHG; translated from the exons ATGAAGTGGGAAATGGAAGTTCTGTCTCCTGAATCCTACCTTTCAACTGCAAATTGGTTAGTTGAGGAGGGCAAGAACACAAGATGGACAGCCGCTGAGAACAAGATGTTTGAGAATGCTCTGGCGGTGTACGATAAAGACACACCCGATAAGTGGCACAAAGTGGCAGCCATGATTCCTGGAAAGACAGCCGAGGATGTTCTGATGCAGTATAGAGAATTGGAAGCTGATGTGAGCAGTATTGAGGCAGGGCTTATTCCCATTCCTGGATATAGTACCAGTACGTCTCCATTTACATTGGAGTGGGTTAGCAGTCATGGCTATGATGGGTTTAGGCAGCAAGCTTATGGACTTGCCGGAAAGAGATCCTCATCGATTCGACCTCCTGAtcaggaaagaaagaaaggagttcCATGGACAGAGGAGGAGCATAA ACTTTTTCTGATGGGGTTGAAGAAGTATGGAAAAGGGGATTGGAGAAACATATCGCGCAATTTCGTCATAACCAGAACGCCAACGCAGGTGGCTAGTCATGCCCAGAAGTACTTCATCAGGCAGCTTTCAGGAGGAAAAGATAAGAGACGAGCCAGCATCCATGACATAACAACTGTCAATCTCTATGAAACTAGAACTCCTTCACCGGACAGTAAGGGACCTTCACCGGAGGAAGAAGCTGCAGTACTTTTTCAGCAAGCCAAATCCGATTCCACACCAAGAACACATTATCAGTGGATTCATCAGCAGAGCAAAGGGACAATATCATCTAATTCAGCCCAAGGAAACATGTTCACCACCTCATATGGCCTTAAAATGCAAGGCCGTGATCTGCAAAGAAGTTCTGTTCATGAATCTTCCTTCATTGGACCTCAAAATCTGGTTTTCAAGATGCAATCCTCGCAGCGGTATCCTCACGGATGA